A genomic region of Roseateles amylovorans contains the following coding sequences:
- the lplT gene encoding lysophospholipid transporter LplT: MKKGFYTIMSAQFFSSLADNALFVAAVEMLRTNGSAEWQRAALVPMFALFYVVLAPFVGAFADAVPKGKVMFISNTIKVVGCLSMLLGVHPLIAYAIVGLGAAAYSPAKYGILTELLPPSQLVKANGWIEGLTIASIILGAVFGGQLLGDRASAVLLSVDMPFIDTGIDTAPEAAIAFMVVLYFIAALFNLRIPRTDSPLQPIAHNAVDLVREFASCNSRLWNDKLGQISLGMTTLFWGVSGNMRYIVFAWAAAALGYGTTQASALAGVVAIGTAVGAVVASMTVRLDRATDVIPLGIAMGLLMLVLNFIHELWLAVPFLILLGGVGGYLVVPMNALLQHRGHNLMGAGRSIAVQNFNEQACILGLGALYTMLTRFGTSAFGSITIFGLLIAATMWVIGRWHKHNLRDHREELDRLLSIARSDKH, from the coding sequence ATGAAAAAAGGCTTCTACACCATCATGTCAGCGCAGTTCTTCAGCTCGCTGGCTGATAACGCGTTGTTCGTGGCCGCCGTGGAAATGCTGCGCACCAACGGCTCTGCCGAATGGCAGCGAGCGGCGTTGGTGCCCATGTTCGCGTTGTTTTACGTGGTGCTGGCGCCGTTTGTCGGCGCCTTTGCCGATGCGGTGCCCAAAGGCAAAGTCATGTTCATCTCCAACACCATCAAGGTGGTGGGATGTCTGAGCATGTTGCTGGGGGTGCATCCCTTGATCGCCTATGCCATTGTCGGGCTGGGTGCAGCCGCCTATTCACCGGCCAAGTACGGCATCCTGACCGAGCTGCTGCCGCCGTCTCAACTGGTGAAGGCCAATGGCTGGATCGAGGGCCTGACCATCGCCTCCATCATCCTGGGCGCGGTGTTCGGCGGGCAACTGCTGGGCGATCGGGCCTCGGCGGTGCTGCTGAGCGTCGACATGCCGTTCATCGACACCGGCATCGACACCGCGCCGGAGGCCGCCATCGCCTTCATGGTGGTGCTCTATTTCATTGCCGCGCTGTTCAATCTGCGCATTCCCCGTACTGATTCGCCGCTGCAGCCGATCGCCCACAACGCGGTGGACCTGGTGCGTGAGTTTGCTTCCTGCAATTCCCGGCTGTGGAACGACAAGCTGGGCCAGATCTCGCTGGGCATGACCACGCTGTTCTGGGGGGTCTCCGGCAACATGCGCTACATCGTGTTCGCCTGGGCCGCTGCGGCGCTGGGCTACGGCACGACCCAGGCATCGGCGCTGGCCGGCGTGGTGGCGATCGGGACCGCCGTCGGCGCGGTGGTGGCCTCGATGACGGTGCGACTGGATCGCGCCACCGATGTCATCCCGCTGGGCATTGCGATGGGCCTGCTGATGCTGGTGCTGAACTTCATCCACGAGCTGTGGCTGGCGGTGCCGTTCCTGATCCTGCTGGGCGGTGTCGGCGGTTACCTGGTGGTGCCGATGAATGCGCTGCTGCAGCATCGCGGGCACAACCTGATGGGGGCCGGCCGGTCGATCGCCGTGCAGAACTTCAACGAACAGGCCTGCATCCTGGGCCTGGGCGCGCTGTACACGATGCTGACCCGCTTCGGCACCTCCGCCTTCGGCTCGATCACCATCTTCGGCCTGCTGATCGCCGCGACCATGTGGGTGATCGGACGCTGGCACAAGCACAACCTGCGGGACCATCGCGAGGAGCTGGATCGGTTGCTGTCGATCGCGCGCAGCGACAAGCACTGA
- the radA gene encoding DNA repair protein RadA has product MASPKTHYVCSECGATSAKWLGRCPSCSAWNTLSETVAETASAGKNRYQALAKSQPVATLSEIEARDVDRTPTSLEELDRVLGGGIVNGGVVLIGGDPGIGKSTLLLQAVDALSRQMKVLYVTGEESGAQVAMRARRLSLDGSQVRVLAEIGLEKILATIEVEQPRFCVIDSIQTLYSEQLSSAPGSVAQVRECAAQLTRTAKATGCAIVLVGHVTKEGTLAGPRVLEHIVDTVLYFEGDTHSSYRLVRAIKNRFGAVNEIGVFAMTEKGLKGVTNPSAIFLSTHSEPVPGSCVLVTLEGTRPLLVELQALVDSGGPSPRRLSVGLDRDRLAMLLAVLHRHAGVATMDQDVFVNAVGGVRISEPAADLAVLLAIQSSLRGKPLPKGFIAFGEVGLAGEVRPAPRGQERLKEAAKLGFSVAVVPQANAPKKPIPGLTVHAVARIEDAIEVLRGL; this is encoded by the coding sequence ATGGCCTCCCCGAAAACCCATTACGTCTGTTCCGAATGCGGCGCCACCAGCGCCAAGTGGCTGGGGCGCTGCCCGTCCTGCAGCGCCTGGAACACGCTCAGCGAGACCGTGGCCGAGACCGCGTCCGCCGGCAAGAACCGCTATCAGGCGCTGGCGAAAAGCCAGCCGGTGGCCACGCTGTCCGAGATCGAGGCCCGGGACGTGGACCGCACACCGACCTCGCTGGAAGAGCTGGACCGGGTGCTGGGCGGCGGCATCGTCAACGGCGGCGTGGTGCTGATTGGCGGCGATCCGGGCATCGGCAAGTCCACGCTGCTGCTGCAGGCGGTGGACGCGCTCTCCCGCCAGATGAAGGTGCTGTATGTCACCGGCGAGGAATCCGGCGCCCAGGTCGCGATGCGCGCGCGCCGGCTGAGCCTGGACGGCAGCCAGGTGCGGGTGCTGGCCGAGATCGGTCTGGAAAAGATCCTGGCCACCATCGAGGTCGAGCAACCCCGCTTCTGCGTCATCGACTCGATCCAGACCCTCTACTCCGAGCAGCTCAGCTCCGCGCCGGGCTCGGTGGCCCAGGTGCGCGAATGCGCGGCGCAACTGACCCGCACCGCCAAGGCCACCGGTTGCGCCATCGTGCTGGTGGGCCATGTGACCAAGGAAGGCACCTTGGCCGGGCCGCGGGTGCTGGAGCACATCGTCGACACGGTGCTGTATTTCGAGGGGGACACCCACAGCAGCTACCGGCTGGTTCGCGCGATCAAGAACCGCTTCGGTGCGGTCAACGAAATCGGCGTCTTCGCCATGACCGAGAAGGGGCTCAAGGGCGTCACCAACCCCAGCGCGATCTTCCTCTCGACCCACAGCGAACCAGTGCCCGGCTCCTGTGTGCTGGTGACATTGGAAGGCACGCGACCGCTGTTGGTGGAGTTGCAGGCCCTGGTGGACAGCGGCGGTCCCAGTCCGCGCCGGCTGTCGGTGGGCCTGGACCGCGACCGGCTGGCGATGCTGCTCGCGGTGCTGCACCGCCATGCGGGGGTGGCGACGATGGATCAGGATGTCTTCGTCAACGCCGTCGGGGGTGTTCGCATCAGCGAACCGGCCGCCGACCTGGCGGTGCTGTTGGCCATCCAGAGTTCGCTGCGTGGCAAGCCGCTGCCCAAGGGCTTCATCGCCTTTGGCGAAGTCGGCCTGGCGGGCGAGGTGCGGCCCGCACCGCGCGGCCAGGAGCGGCTGAAAGAAGCCGCCAAGCTCGGCTTCTCGGTGGCGGTGGTGCCCCAGGCCAATGCACCCAAGAAGCCGATTCCGGGACTGACGGTGCATGCGGTGGCGCGGATCGAGGATGCGATCGAGGTCCTCCGCGGTCTGTGA
- a CDS encoding DUF2332 domain-containing protein, with protein sequence MAVDAVDRETLLKALAHRFTRFAEIDGRDDPLYVALATAIASDVALTALLAEAPATQHLPVLLLAALHDRVLAGTAHPLAAYYASVGGTRAPDAELPALLKDFVGRESSALLTLLRTRTTQTNEIGRCAVLRPALQALAVRLGGRPEAPSALALFDFGCSAGLNLGVDRYAYDDGIAPVEGDASGDVAPPVIRSEWRGAPPQSLPGPRAWTVSHRHGVDLFPIDPADEAATRWLRACLWPGDAARRARLDGALALARRYPAPLVRSDDGLTVLERWLDTLPSGVQPVLFNVWVLAYFDPEGWRRHLDRIERLVRARGLAWISGEMGKLAPLSDVPASPPGESPHSATLWTLQWRSPAGLRTEALAWSHPHGRWIEWLDRPAA encoded by the coding sequence ATGGCCGTTGACGCTGTCGATCGCGAGACGCTGCTGAAGGCGCTCGCCCACCGATTCACCCGTTTTGCCGAGATTGACGGCCGGGACGATCCGCTCTACGTGGCGCTGGCCACAGCCATTGCGTCCGACGTCGCGCTGACCGCTTTGCTGGCCGAGGCACCGGCAACTCAGCACCTGCCGGTGCTGCTGCTGGCTGCCTTGCATGACCGGGTGCTGGCGGGCACGGCCCATCCGCTGGCGGCGTATTACGCCAGTGTCGGCGGCACCCGTGCGCCGGATGCCGAGTTGCCGGCGCTGTTGAAGGATTTCGTCGGTCGCGAATCGAGCGCGCTGCTCACGCTGCTGCGCACCCGCACCACGCAAACCAATGAGATCGGGCGCTGCGCGGTCCTGCGACCGGCGCTGCAGGCTCTGGCCGTTCGGCTGGGTGGCCGCCCGGAGGCGCCGAGTGCGCTGGCCTTGTTCGACTTCGGCTGCAGCGCCGGCCTGAACCTGGGGGTGGACCGCTACGCCTATGACGACGGGATCGCGCCGGTGGAGGGCGATGCCAGCGGCGACGTGGCGCCACCGGTGATTCGCAGCGAATGGCGCGGTGCGCCGCCGCAGTCTCTACCGGGACCGCGGGCGTGGACGGTCTCGCATCGCCATGGCGTCGATCTGTTTCCGATCGATCCCGCGGACGAGGCGGCCACCCGGTGGCTGCGTGCTTGCCTCTGGCCCGGGGACGCGGCCCGCCGCGCCCGGCTGGACGGGGCGCTGGCACTGGCACGGCGCTATCCGGCGCCGCTGGTGCGCAGCGACGACGGCTTGACGGTGCTGGAGCGCTGGCTCGATACCTTGCCGTCGGGCGTGCAACCCGTGCTCTTCAATGTCTGGGTGCTGGCCTATTTCGATCCGGAGGGCTGGCGCCGCCACCTGGATCGCATCGAACGGCTGGTCCGCGCGCGCGGCCTGGCCTGGATCAGTGGGGAGATGGGCAAGCTCGCGCCCCTGTCCGACGTGCCGGCCAGCCCGCCGGGCGAATCGCCCCACAGCGCGACCTTGTGGACCCTGCAATGGCGATCTCCGGCCGGGCTGCGCACCGAGGCGTTGGCCTGGTCGCATCCGCATGGGCGGTGGATCGAGTGGCTGGACCGTCCCGCGGCCTGA
- a CDS encoding putative quinol monooxygenase: protein MNTRIPAAPPATALTMIAVLIARPGQRDALRQALTALIEPTHAEPGCLDYRLFELADEPGTFYMRESFADQAALDTHFATPHFQSFAARIDTLMVEPPRLVKLTPVG from the coding sequence ATGAACACCCGGATCCCCGCCGCACCGCCTGCCACCGCCCTCACCATGATCGCCGTCCTGATCGCCCGCCCCGGCCAGCGCGACGCGCTGCGCCAAGCCCTGACCGCGCTGATCGAACCCACCCACGCCGAGCCCGGCTGCCTGGACTACCGCCTGTTCGAACTCGCGGACGAACCCGGCACCTTCTACATGCGCGAGTCGTTCGCGGACCAGGCGGCCCTCGATACGCACTTCGCCACGCCGCATTTCCAGAGCTTCGCGGCCCGGATCGACACCCTGATGGTCGAGCCGCCCCGGCTGGTGAAGTTGACGCCCGTCGGCTGA
- the alr gene encoding alanine racemase yields MPRPIEALIHQPALAHNIRRARACAPDAQVFAIVKANAYGHGIENSFEALRSADGFALLDLDEAQRLRNLGWRGPILLLEGCFETRDLELCSRLKLWHAVHHEQQIDWLAMHKTHEPHRVFLKLNSGMNRLGFTPSAFRAAWTRLNALPQVDEISLMTHFSDADGPRGIARQLAVFQEATADLPGERSLSNSAAVLRHAADASVRADWVRAGIMSYGGAPDYPEHDIAHWDLKPTMTLRSKVLAVQHLHAGDSVGYGSTFIADRDMRIGTVACGYADGYPRHAGHGTPALVGGQRTTTVGRVSMDMLAVDLTGLPQEGVGSEVTLWGQGPHGGVLPIDEVARAAGTIGYELMCAVTRRVPVHVETLG; encoded by the coding sequence ATGCCCCGACCGATCGAAGCGCTCATCCACCAGCCCGCGCTGGCTCACAACATTCGCCGCGCACGCGCCTGCGCCCCCGACGCGCAGGTGTTCGCCATCGTCAAGGCCAATGCCTACGGCCATGGCATCGAAAACAGCTTCGAGGCCCTGCGCAGCGCCGACGGCTTCGCCCTGCTCGATCTGGACGAGGCCCAGCGCCTGCGCAACCTGGGCTGGCGCGGCCCGATCCTGCTGCTGGAAGGCTGCTTCGAAACCCGCGATCTGGAGCTGTGCTCCCGCCTGAAGCTCTGGCATGCGGTGCATCACGAACAGCAGATCGACTGGCTGGCGATGCACAAGACCCATGAGCCGCACCGCGTCTTTCTCAAGCTCAACAGCGGCATGAACCGCCTGGGCTTCACGCCCAGCGCCTTCCGCGCCGCCTGGACCCGGCTGAACGCCTTGCCGCAGGTCGACGAGATCTCGCTGATGACGCACTTCTCCGATGCCGACGGCCCGCGCGGCATCGCCCGCCAACTGGCCGTGTTCCAGGAAGCCACCGCCGACCTGCCGGGCGAGCGCTCGCTGAGCAACAGCGCCGCGGTGCTGCGGCATGCGGCGGACGCGTCGGTGCGGGCGGACTGGGTGCGCGCCGGCATCATGAGCTACGGCGGGGCGCCGGACTACCCCGAGCACGACATCGCCCACTGGGACCTGAAACCCACGATGACGCTGCGCTCCAAGGTGCTGGCGGTGCAGCATCTGCATGCCGGCGACAGCGTGGGCTATGGCAGCACCTTCATCGCCGACCGAGACATGCGCATCGGCACCGTCGCCTGCGGTTATGCGGACGGCTATCCCCGCCACGCCGGCCACGGCACCCCCGCACTGGTGGGCGGCCAGCGGACCACCACCGTCGGCCGGGTGTCGATGGACATGCTCGCCGTCGACCTGACCGGCCTGCCGCAGGAAGGTGTCGGCAGCGAAGTCACGCTCTGGGGCCAGGGCCCGCACGGCGGCGTGCTGCCGATCGACGAGGTCGCCCGCGCGGCCGGCACCATCGGCTATGAACTGATGTGCGCCGTCACCCGACGGGTGCCGGTGCATGTCGAGACGCTGGGCTGA
- a CDS encoding glutamate carboxypeptidase, with translation MAMAAATSLAPVGAQTLPEWQALAAREQPALLKTLQQLVEIESGSADREGLDRIAAVVAQRLRELGGQVELLEPGAEVYRMFDTPEKIGPMVKARFQGRGGRRVMLIAHMDTVYPRGMLAQQPFRIEGTRAYGLGIADDKQGVAMILHLLALLKAVDFRDYGEITVLINGDEEISSPASRHTITALGAEHDAVLSFEGGGGPAGPDTLRLATSGIAAANLTVKGRASHAGAAPEKGVNALYELSHQVLQARDLSDPKVGKQLHWTVSKSGTVRNVIPALAEASADVRVDRVSDFEGIEAELRKRIQNKLLPESEVSLNFERRRPPLQASDAARALATQAQALAAQQKLDLQVRDVPTGGGTDAAFAALATQAPVIEGLGVRGYGAHSNNAEYVQVDAIAPKLVLATRLVMAIGSGQALPAAAKP, from the coding sequence ATGGCGATGGCGGCGGCGACCAGCCTGGCGCCAGTAGGTGCACAGACCCTGCCGGAATGGCAGGCGCTGGCCGCCCGCGAGCAGCCGGCGCTGCTCAAGACCTTGCAGCAGCTGGTGGAGATCGAATCCGGCAGTGCCGACCGGGAGGGCCTGGACCGCATCGCGGCGGTGGTGGCGCAGCGGCTGCGCGAGCTTGGCGGTCAGGTCGAGCTGCTTGAACCCGGCGCCGAGGTGTACCGGATGTTCGACACGCCGGAGAAGATCGGTCCGATGGTCAAGGCGCGCTTCCAGGGCCGCGGCGGTCGCCGGGTGATGCTGATTGCGCACATGGACACCGTCTATCCCCGCGGCATGCTGGCGCAGCAACCCTTCCGCATCGAAGGCACACGGGCCTACGGCCTGGGCATCGCCGACGACAAGCAGGGTGTGGCGATGATCCTGCATCTGCTGGCGCTGCTGAAGGCGGTCGATTTCCGCGACTACGGCGAAATCACCGTGCTGATCAACGGCGACGAGGAGATCAGCTCACCCGCCTCGCGCCACACGATCACCGCGCTGGGCGCCGAGCACGATGCGGTGCTGTCCTTCGAGGGCGGCGGCGGTCCGGCCGGTCCCGACACCCTGCGCCTGGCCACCAGCGGCATTGCCGCCGCGAATCTCACGGTCAAGGGCCGAGCCTCTCATGCGGGCGCTGCGCCGGAGAAGGGCGTCAACGCGCTGTACGAGCTGTCGCACCAGGTGCTGCAGGCGCGAGATCTGTCCGATCCCAAGGTCGGCAAACAGCTGCATTGGACGGTGTCGAAATCCGGCACGGTGCGCAATGTGATTCCGGCGCTGGCCGAGGCCTCGGCCGATGTGCGGGTAGACCGGGTGTCGGACTTTGAGGGCATCGAGGCCGAGCTGCGCAAGCGCATCCAGAACAAGCTGCTGCCCGAGTCCGAGGTGTCCTTGAACTTCGAGCGTCGGCGTCCGCCGCTGCAGGCGAGCGACGCCGCTCGGGCGCTGGCCACCCAGGCCCAGGCGCTGGCGGCCCAGCAGAAGCTGGACCTGCAGGTCCGGGATGTGCCCACCGGCGGCGGCACCGATGCGGCCTTTGCCGCCTTGGCCACCCAGGCCCCGGTGATCGAGGGGCTGGGCGTGCGCGGCTACGGCGCGCACAGCAACAACGCGGAATACGTTCAGGTGGACGCGATCGCGCCCAAGCTGGTGCTGGCCACCCGGCTGGTCATGGCGATCGGCAGTGGGCAGGCCTTGCCGGCGGCCGCGAAGCCCTGA
- the arfB gene encoding alternative ribosome rescue aminoacyl-tRNA hydrolase ArfB, giving the protein MQLHWSPADWEVEISAIRASGPGGQNVNKVSSAVHLRFDIRRSTLPTVIKERLLALSDQRITAEGVIVIKAQESRSQEQNRADAIERLIALAQSVAHTPKVRRPTQPTRGSQQRRLAGKSLRGDIKAGRGKVRDV; this is encoded by the coding sequence ATGCAACTGCACTGGTCGCCCGCGGACTGGGAAGTGGAGATCAGCGCGATCCGCGCCAGCGGCCCCGGGGGACAGAACGTCAACAAGGTCAGCAGCGCGGTGCATCTGCGCTTTGACATCCGGCGCTCGACCCTGCCCACGGTGATCAAGGAGCGCCTGCTGGCGCTCTCCGACCAGCGCATCACCGCCGAAGGCGTGATCGTCATCAAGGCCCAGGAGTCGCGCAGCCAGGAGCAGAACCGGGCCGACGCGATCGAGCGGCTGATCGCCCTGGCGCAGAGCGTGGCCCACACGCCCAAGGTCCGGCGCCCCACCCAGCCGACGCGCGGCTCCCAGCAACGCCGCCTCGCCGGCAAGAGCCTGCGGGGCGACATCAAGGCCGGCCGCGGCAAAGTGCGGGACGTGTAG
- a CDS encoding DMT family transporter — MSNVSDRWLFWGPTLIWASTWHVILYQLASGVPVLNSVGWRFALAALMLAGLARWQGASLKLPGSAHGLMLATGIVQYSGNYFSVYEAERHIPTGLVAVLFCLMVFGNALSGRVFFGQRVSARFLGASAGGVVGVVMIFWPEIAATGARPTAAYGLLLGLAAVLAACIGNVLTLTLTRRGLALVPVLAWSMGYGAVFLLLMSVVTGQGLHFAWQPSYIASLLYLSVFGSVVAFVLYFKLAQRQGTARAALTGVVIPVIALGISALLEGWRPTALSLAGMALCLGSIYTATRQR, encoded by the coding sequence ATGTCCAACGTTTCCGACCGCTGGTTGTTCTGGGGCCCGACGCTGATCTGGGCCAGCACCTGGCATGTGATCCTGTACCAGCTCGCGTCCGGTGTGCCGGTGTTGAACTCGGTCGGCTGGCGCTTCGCCCTGGCCGCGCTGATGTTGGCGGGGCTGGCGCGGTGGCAGGGGGCGTCGCTGAAGCTGCCCGGGTCTGCCCACGGACTGATGCTGGCCACCGGCATCGTCCAGTACAGCGGCAACTATTTCTCGGTCTATGAGGCGGAGCGCCACATCCCGACCGGGCTGGTGGCGGTGCTGTTCTGCCTGATGGTGTTCGGCAATGCGTTGTCGGGTCGGGTGTTCTTCGGACAGCGGGTCTCGGCGCGCTTCCTGGGCGCGTCCGCCGGCGGGGTGGTCGGCGTGGTGATGATCTTCTGGCCGGAGATCGCCGCCACCGGCGCCCGCCCGACGGCGGCCTACGGCCTGCTGCTGGGCCTGGCTGCGGTGCTGGCCGCCTGCATCGGCAATGTGCTGACGCTCACCCTGACCCGTCGCGGCCTGGCGCTGGTGCCGGTGCTGGCGTGGAGCATGGGCTATGGCGCCGTTTTCCTGCTGCTCATGTCGGTGGTCACCGGCCAGGGGCTGCATTTCGCCTGGCAACCCAGCTACATCGCCAGCCTGCTCTACCTGTCGGTGTTCGGCTCGGTCGTGGCGTTTGTCCTGTACTTCAAGCTGGCGCAACGCCAGGGCACCGCGCGCGCGGCGCTGACCGGCGTGGTGATTCCGGTCATCGCGCTGGGCATTTCGGCCCTGCTGGAAGGGTGGCGGCCCACCGCGCTGTCGCTCGCCGGCATGGCGCTTTGTCTGGGCAGCATCTACACGGCGACGCGCCAGCGCTGA
- a CDS encoding DMT family transporter, translating into MPVVCLMFNALVWGLSWWPFRQFEAAGLHPLWTTVILYTLSWVVVLASQRGAAREMLRSPGLWLVLLAAGTTNTAFNWGVATGDVVRVVLLFYLMPLWAVLLARLILGEPLTALAGLRILLALGGALAVLAPADGGWPLPSSLADGLGLLGGLTFAFNNVMLRREAARSPGARALAMFTGGVLVAGASALVMVGRGLVAWPSLPAPIWLIPLVGMALLFFASNLSLQYGAARLPANVTAVVMLTEVPVAALSALWLGGGSLDLKTAIGGLAIVAAAMLAAMERRRG; encoded by the coding sequence ATGCCCGTTGTCTGTCTGATGTTCAATGCCCTGGTGTGGGGGCTTTCCTGGTGGCCGTTCCGTCAGTTCGAGGCGGCCGGTCTGCATCCGCTGTGGACCACGGTCATCCTGTATACGCTCTCTTGGGTGGTTGTGCTTGCCAGTCAGCGGGGCGCGGCCAGGGAAATGCTGCGATCGCCCGGTCTGTGGCTGGTGCTGCTCGCGGCCGGGACCACCAATACCGCCTTCAATTGGGGCGTGGCCACCGGGGATGTCGTCCGGGTGGTGCTGCTGTTCTATCTCATGCCCCTTTGGGCGGTGCTGCTGGCGCGGCTGATCCTGGGCGAGCCGCTGACGGCCCTGGCCGGCCTGCGCATCCTGCTGGCGCTGGGCGGGGCGCTGGCGGTGCTGGCGCCCGCCGACGGCGGTTGGCCGCTGCCGTCCTCCCTGGCGGACGGTCTGGGACTGTTGGGCGGGCTGACCTTTGCTTTCAACAACGTCATGCTGCGCCGGGAGGCGGCCCGCAGCCCCGGCGCGCGGGCCCTGGCGATGTTCACCGGCGGCGTCCTGGTGGCGGGCGCCTCGGCCCTGGTCATGGTCGGGCGTGGGCTGGTGGCCTGGCCGTCGCTGCCGGCGCCGATCTGGTTGATCCCGCTGGTGGGGATGGCGTTGCTGTTCTTCGCCTCCAATCTGTCCCTGCAATACGGTGCCGCCCGCCTGCCGGCCAATGTCACGGCGGTGGTGATGCTGACCGAAGTGCCGGTTGCGGCGCTCTCGGCGCTTTGGCTGGGCGGCGGTTCGCTGGACCTGAAGACCGCCATCGGCGGTCTGGCGATCGTGGCCGCGGCCATGCTGGCGGCCATGGAGCGGCGGCGCGGTTGA
- a CDS encoding LysE family transporter, whose amino-acid sequence MEFSVWLGFFAASWAISLSPGAGAIAAMSAGLNHGFKRGYFTTFGLILGILTQIVLVGAGLGAVIAASEQAYLVVKWAGVAYLVYLGIQQWRAPGKPLVAQQADGVQVTRWQLVLRGWGINAVNPKGTVFLLAVVPQFLDLHHGLAPQYGVIAATLAFTDAVVMAGYTALAARVLSALRSEAHLKALNRVFGSLFVAAGALLATFKRSV is encoded by the coding sequence ATGGAGTTTTCAGTCTGGCTGGGGTTTTTCGCGGCCTCCTGGGCCATCAGCCTGTCCCCGGGCGCGGGCGCCATTGCGGCCATGAGCGCCGGACTGAATCACGGCTTCAAGCGCGGCTACTTCACGACCTTCGGCCTGATCCTGGGCATCCTGACCCAGATCGTGCTGGTGGGTGCCGGTCTGGGCGCGGTGATCGCCGCCTCCGAACAGGCCTATCTGGTGGTCAAGTGGGCCGGCGTGGCCTACCTGGTCTATCTGGGCATCCAGCAATGGCGGGCGCCCGGCAAGCCGCTGGTGGCCCAGCAGGCCGACGGCGTGCAGGTGACCCGGTGGCAACTGGTGCTGCGCGGCTGGGGCATCAACGCCGTCAATCCCAAGGGCACGGTGTTCCTGCTGGCGGTGGTGCCGCAGTTCCTGGACCTGCATCACGGCCTGGCACCGCAGTACGGCGTGATCGCCGCCACGCTGGCGTTCACCGACGCGGTGGTCATGGCGGGTTACACCGCCCTGGCGGCACGGGTGCTGTCGGCGCTGCGGTCGGAGGCCCATCTCAAGGCGCTCAACCGGGTGTTCGGTTCGCTGTTCGTGGCGGCCGGCGCCTTGCTCGCGACCTTCAAGCGCAGCGTCTGA
- a CDS encoding glutathione peroxidase, with protein MSQTAFDFDAVSISGEPVSLSQYRGRVLLVVNTASECGFTPQFKGLEELWRDFQARGLMIVGFPSNEFGGQDPGSNEEIASFCQLNYGVSFPMMGKTKVNGAEAHPLWKWLKGEKPGILGTQAIKWNFTKFLVGRDGQVIRRYAPNDSPASIRSDIEAALAA; from the coding sequence ATGAGCCAGACAGCTTTCGACTTCGATGCAGTGAGCATCAGTGGCGAGCCGGTCTCGCTGTCGCAGTACCGGGGGCGTGTGCTGCTGGTGGTGAACACGGCCAGCGAATGTGGATTCACCCCGCAGTTCAAGGGGCTGGAAGAGCTTTGGCGTGATTTCCAGGCCCGCGGGCTGATGATCGTCGGCTTTCCCAGCAATGAATTCGGCGGCCAGGATCCGGGCTCGAATGAAGAGATCGCGTCCTTTTGCCAACTGAATTACGGCGTCAGCTTCCCGATGATGGGCAAGACCAAGGTCAACGGCGCCGAGGCCCATCCGCTGTGGAAGTGGCTCAAGGGCGAGAAGCCCGGCATCCTCGGCACCCAGGCGATCAAATGGAACTTCACCAAATTCCTGGTGGGCCGGGATGGTCAGGTGATCCGCCGTTACGCCCCCAACGACTCGCCGGCCTCCATCCGGTCCGACATCGAAGCCGCACTGGCCGCCTGA
- a CDS encoding PaaI family thioesterase, translated as MLSNDEFNARGAACLPGHMGIEIVEVTKGQVFARLPVRQAVMAPNGFLHAGSVVTLADTCCGYGCIASLPDGAQNFTTVELKSNHLGTARDGVIECRATAVHLGRTTQVWDAVVTHNGKTIALFRCTQMVLYPKAA; from the coding sequence ATGCTGAGCAACGACGAATTCAACGCACGCGGCGCCGCCTGCCTGCCCGGCCACATGGGCATCGAGATCGTGGAGGTGACCAAGGGCCAGGTCTTCGCACGGCTGCCGGTGCGCCAGGCCGTGATGGCACCCAACGGCTTCCTGCATGCCGGCAGCGTGGTCACCTTGGCCGATACCTGCTGCGGCTACGGCTGCATCGCCAGCCTGCCCGACGGCGCGCAGAACTTCACCACCGTCGAGCTGAAATCCAACCACCTGGGCACCGCCCGCGACGGCGTCATCGAATGCCGCGCCACCGCCGTCCATCTGGGTCGCACCACCCAGGTCTGGGACGCGGTGGTGACCCACAACGGCAAGACGATCGCGCTGTTCCGCTGCACCCAGATGGTCCTGTACCCGAAAGCGGCCTGA